CTGCAGCCAACCTGACCAGACTCCCAGCCCAACTAGACACTGGTACCCAGCTCCTGGACCTCACCGACAACCCTCTAGTCACCATACAGAAAGACGCCTTCGCTTCAGCGGGTCTGCTCAACCTGCAAAAGATCTACGTGGCAAAATGTCGCCTCAAAAACGTCGACAGATACGCATTCCGCAAACTGATAAACCTCGTCGAACTAGACCTGAGCCAAAACTCACTCACATCAGTCCCGTCGCACATCTTCGACTCCGTCCCGGAACTGCGAGAGCTGAAACTAAGCGGAAATCCAATACAGAGGCTGCTCAACGAAGCTTTCATACACGTACCACAACTAGTTCGCTTGGAGATCTCAGATTGCCGCTTAGGCACAGTTGAACCTAGAGCTTTCAGTGGATTGGAGAGTACTCTAGAGTGGCTTAAACTAGATAGGAACAGATTATCTGATGTTAGAGCGACTACTATCACTTCGATGCAAAGTTTGCATGGATTGGAGCTTGCGAACAATCCTTGGAACTGTACTTGCGGATTGAGGCCACTCAGAGAATGGATGTTGAGGCAGAACGTGCCTTATGGCACTCCGCCTGCTTGCAGGTTTCCTCCAAGACTGGCTGGAAAGTCTTGGGAGAGGATGGAATTGGATGAGTTCGCCTGTGCTCCAGAAATCATTCCGGATGAAAAGGAATCCAAAGCAGAGGAAGGAGATAATGTAACTTTGAGCTGTAGAGTTGGCGGTGAACCAGTTCCTAGAGTGTTATGGTTATTAAGAAACAGGGTATTAGTGAATACGACTTCCATGAGCGGTCGTCGTGCTTACTTGGTACGAGCTAGAGGTGGAGCTGCTAGTTTGACATTGTTGGGAGCAGAGCCGCAAGATACTGGAGTTTATACTTGTGCAGCTGAAAACTTGGCTGGGAGAGCTGAAGCAGTTGTTAAATTGGCTGTAGCTAAGCGTGCAGGTACTAGTTCGAACGGTGGCTTAGCTTTGGCAGCAGGTGCTACTGCTGCATTGTTGGTGTTGGCTGCTTGTTTGCTGCTTTTGGGTATCAAAGCAGCTCGAGCCAAGCCTCGTCCTCATCCTCAAGCCTGCGCCCGTCATAGGACTGACAGCTATGAGAAGATTGAGATGAATCACAAGTTCAACAACCACGTTCCAGTTGTTAATAACGTGATCGAAACTGAAAATAATCACAGGAATGAGCCAGCAGTGGCTTTGGCAGGGGCTGTGAGGAAAAGAGGAGATTATCGACACGTTCCTAGTCAAGATACAGAAGACGAAGCTGAAACTTACGACGAAGAAATAgagactccgactccgactacTGAGAATATCAGATCGACCAGTTGGAGAACTATACCCCAGTCTACGTGGCCTTTGAATAGGGATGAAGTTAAGCCCGACGAAGCAGATTTGCATATTCCACGATTGTGCGAATACCGAGAGTCCAGGTAATACtttcgatttattatttatatatgtagagttACAAGTTTAGATAGACAGACTAAGGGGATTTACATATTTAAGGACATGGTATATTCAattcatttgataaaattacatacatatatatatttatattgatgaaaTTAGTAGtttacaaacattttaaagaatttatttattttgaaaacgggtcatgatatatattttcattctatATTCCTAAAAGAAGAACATTCGACTGTAAAATTTTCACTTAAAAGCTTGAAGatactgaaaaaataaacacataatAGTATGAAGTAAAAAGCGTaacacaatatatatttttgatttttgaaattcggtagttaaatttttattattttaattattttaaaatgataaaaaaccaCAATCAATAAAAGAAAGCttgtatctcataaacgagaacaagcaaaaaaaaattatcatattcgaatttaatgagtcgaaattaataaaatttattatctccgttcttctttattttataccaaaaagtataaaataaacgaaaattctatatgtaatttaaatataattaatcattaaaagcttaactatttttttataatttaattaggtcactataaaatacatttttatgcaaATAAGAGCAATCAGTTATCCTTGAAGCTAACCGGTTTATTAATCTTGTCACgtttacaattataattataacgTCTACAAATTAAtcaactttttaaatttatattcgaCGTAGTTCTTTCTAATgaactttatacatacatataactctcatgagtaatttaataaattcaatgagtattttcttttataagacaaatattcaattaaatatttcacatatcaacagcataatactatattttatactagataataaattttatacgtttgtttccaattttttttcatttcagcaCCAGATAATCGAAATATATAGTACCTATATAGAactgaaaatgtatattatagctattaaaatattataatatttggtttaagaaataaattatttcattgatATTTAAATCGATCAGAAATCAAAGCTTTCgcttgttgaaaaaaatacatgtattattttaatacagaattttaaattgttaaagCTGTCACTTAAAATCTCTAGCacgttaaattataataatatacatacttattgtGATTGAATTTTTgtcttgaattaaaataaaataaattcgaatcAAATTCAGAAGAACTATcatatacaacatacatatggatgCACAATGCAATTAAATATGGTCAGttaattttcaaatgctttcattgaaaataaattgtcCAAATTGCTTAGATTTTTCAATTCTCCTTTTCGACTTAACAAGATGGTTTAATTTGTTCCCAGGATCGACCACACTCCAGACCCGAACACTTGCGGCCCTCAGTACAAGCCCTTCATCAGCTCGGATCTGCAGAACAAAGTTAACAACAATCCCAGCGATTCCTCGATCCTCCAAACTCAAACGCTAAGGAGGCAATTAGCTAGTTCTAACAGTGGGCGTATTTACAACACACTCACTCCAACATCGTCTACGGTCGTTAACTTGGACGAGCAGAACAACGTGACTGGAGACACCGAAAAGAACTATCCAGACCTATTAGAAATTAATTCTTTCAATTCAAACGTCCCGTCAGGTACGAAAAAACTACCGTCAGAAGACAACAAGGACTTCCCATTCTTCACGCTACCCAGGAAGAGTCACGATTCTTTGAGGAACAACAATAATAACAACAGGCATCAACGCGAATCTGACAGCCAAAGTCCTCTACTTCCTGGAAGCAGGTACGGAAGCAGTGGAGGTGAATCGAGCATTAGCAATTCGAATAGAAGATTGTCGATCGAATCTTACTCTCACTTCCCAGCTCCGAACGTAAATGGCAAGACCGGTCAGAGGTCTAATAGTTTCTTGAACTTGGCATCTTCGTCTGTGGTTCGAGGTGCTCCAAGTTTGCCAGCCTCTCCAGCTAGTGCCACTCCGCTGCTCCAATTGAGAGGACTTCCAAGAGCTGAATTATCTCGAGCACCTCCGGCCACCCCTACCCCATCGATGCCTTTGACTTACGACTATCACGCGGCTCAACTTGAAAGGTTCTTGGAAGAGTACCGAAGTCTGCAGGAGCAGTTGTGCAAAATGAAGGAAACTTGCGAGACCATGAACTCAAACAGGGATAAAGTACCAACGAATTCTCGCTTCATAGATCCGTTGCTTTTCAGCAACTGTGTGGCTACACCTTCATCCTCCGAAGATAACAACCCAAGATCTATATTAAAAACTAGACCCACCGTTGCAGTGACCGCTACTTCTGGCAACAACGTCACAGGTGGCTCGATTCCGGATTCTGGAACTTCTTTGTCTATTAATTCAGGCGATATGTCACCTTGGACTTCCTCCAATAGTATGCTGAAACGTTTGGGTGGATCTGGTGACTTTTTCCGCAGCTGAAACTTTATCAAGAGATTCTTGTAAAAGAACTTAAATAATACATTTCAGTATATTCTGTGATTTTAGTTACGATAAGGTTATGCATGtctgattaataaaataataaaaaaagtgtgACACGTTTACAATCATTCGAAATATCTAAAGTTCGTCTGCAATGTAGTTGAAATTTTGATTCGGTTTactatacaatttttaatatcaaattattataatcaatAGCCATGTTAGTTTTTTCGCATCTTATCCCCGTATTCTTAAGGTACATATAATGTTAGTTATTCTTTTTTTGTACGTTTTTTGGAATCACCAATGATG
This genomic interval from Arctopsyche grandis isolate Sample6627 chromosome 8, ASM5162203v2, whole genome shotgun sequence contains the following:
- the kek3 gene encoding leucine-rich repeat, immunoglobulin-like domain-containing kekkon 3 protein — encoded protein: MSGAGARALLLAALCVHALHAHCPRLCDCKWKGGKESVLCPAANLTRLPAQLDTGTQLLDLTDNPLVTIQKDAFASAGLLNLQKIYVAKCRLKNVDRYAFRKLINLVELDLSQNSLTSVPSHIFDSVPELRELKLSGNPIQRLLNEAFIHVPQLVRLEISDCRLGTVEPRAFSGLESTLEWLKLDRNRLSDVRATTITSMQSLHGLELANNPWNCTCGLRPLREWMLRQNVPYGTPPACRFPPRLAGKSWERMELDEFACAPEIIPDEKESKAEEGDNVTLSCRVGGEPVPRVLWLLRNRVLVNTTSMSGRRAYLVRARGGAASLTLLGAEPQDTGVYTCAAENLAGRAEAVVKLAVAKRAGTSSNGGLALAAGATAALLVLAACLLLLGIKAARAKPRPHPQACARHRTDSYEKIEMNHKFNNHVPVVNNVIETENNHRNEPAVALAGAVRKRGDYRHVPSQDTEDEAETYDEEIETPTPTTENIRSTSWRTIPQSTWPLNRDEVKPDEADLHIPRLCEYRESRIDHTPDPNTCGPQYKPFISSDLQNKVNNNPSDSSILQTQTLRRQLASSNSGRIYNTLTPTSSTVVNLDEQNNVTGDTEKNYPDLLEINSFNSNVPSGTKKLPSEDNKDFPFFTLPRKSHDSLRNNNNNNRHQRESDSQSPLLPGSRYGSSGGESSISNSNRRLSIESYSHFPAPNVNGKTGQRSNSFLNLASSSVVRGAPSLPASPASATPLLQLRGLPRAELSRAPPATPTPSMPLTYDYHAAQLERFLEEYRSLQEQLCKMKETCETMNSNRDKVPTNSRFIDPLLFSNCVATPSSSEDNNPRSILKTRPTVAVTATSGNNVTGGSIPDSGTSLSINSGDMSPWTSSNSMLKRLGGSGDFFRS